From a single Aggregatilinea lenta genomic region:
- a CDS encoding diacylglycerol/lipid kinase family protein yields MSSQADEETNNQRIVDRVKGLVTRTKETPEQEAAFKPRFKRVHVIINPAAGKDRPILKTLNTVFNDMNVDWDAFVTKHEGDAERMAREAVEAGVDAVAAYGGDGTVLEVASGLRGSDVPLCILPGGTGNVISIELGIPGDLKAAAALLGADTTEIRALDMGDAGGHLFFHLGIGIEGEMIKGADRESKDSSGLFAYILSALNTLRDVPTAHYTITLDGQQHMIEGVNCMITNFGSTGIGGLKLSHAIDMTDGLFDVIVIRRVDFGGVLSAATNAITSGEIADVLVQWQGREVRIEVDPPQPITRDGELLELDEIHAEIVPGAIRVIVPGKSDGA; encoded by the coding sequence ATGAGCAGCCAGGCAGATGAAGAAACGAACAACCAACGCATTGTGGACCGGGTCAAGGGATTGGTAACGCGCACAAAAGAAACACCGGAGCAGGAGGCAGCCTTCAAGCCGCGCTTCAAGCGCGTGCACGTCATCATCAACCCGGCGGCGGGCAAGGATCGACCCATCCTCAAGACGCTCAACACCGTGTTCAACGACATGAACGTCGACTGGGACGCCTTCGTGACCAAGCACGAGGGTGACGCGGAGCGCATGGCGCGCGAGGCGGTCGAGGCGGGCGTGGACGCGGTCGCGGCTTACGGCGGGGATGGCACCGTGCTGGAAGTCGCCAGCGGGCTGCGCGGCAGCGACGTGCCGCTGTGCATCCTGCCGGGTGGCACGGGCAACGTCATCTCGATCGAGCTGGGCATCCCCGGCGACCTCAAGGCAGCGGCGGCGCTACTCGGCGCGGACACGACCGAGATCCGCGCGCTGGATATGGGCGACGCAGGCGGCCACCTGTTTTTCCACCTGGGCATCGGCATCGAAGGCGAGATGATCAAGGGGGCGGATCGTGAGTCGAAGGACAGCTCCGGCCTGTTCGCTTACATCCTGTCCGCGCTGAACACGCTGCGCGACGTGCCGACCGCGCACTACACCATCACGCTCGACGGCCAACAGCACATGATCGAGGGCGTGAACTGCATGATCACCAACTTCGGCAGCACCGGCATCGGCGGGCTGAAACTCTCGCACGCGATCGACATGACGGACGGCCTGTTCGACGTGATCGTGATTCGCCGCGTGGACTTCGGCGGAGTCCTCTCCGCTGCCACCAATGCGATCACCTCCGGCGAGATCGCAGACGTGCTGGTTCAGTGGCAGGGCCGCGAGGTCCGCATCGAGGTAGACCCGCCGCAGCCCATCACGCGCGACGGCGAGCTGCTGGAACTCGACGAGATCCACGCCGAAATCGTGCCCGGCGCGATCCGTGTCATCGTGCCCGGCAAGTCGGACGGGGCGTAG